One genomic region from Lycium ferocissimum isolate CSIRO_LF1 unplaced genomic scaffold, AGI_CSIRO_Lferr_CH_V1 ctg4786, whole genome shotgun sequence encodes:
- the LOC132044555 gene encoding G-protein coupled receptor 1 isoform X1: MATVKAVMGNLTVSERQVLTAVNSGASSLSFVGSGFIVLCYLLFKDLRKFSFKLVFYLALSDMCCSFFSIIGDPSKGFFCYAQGYTTHFFCLASFLWTTTIAFTLHRTVVRHKTDVEDLEPMFHLYVWGTSGVMTVIRSIANNHEHLSRLGTWCWAQTGHTGKVVHFITFYAPLWGAILFNGVTYFQVIRMLNNATRMAVGMSERYQPDPRSDMKALNRWGYYPLILIGSWFFGTINRIHDVIEPGHKIFWLSVLDVGTAQLMGLFNSIAYGLNSSVRRAIYERLDLLPEWSQRWLQKSSRSRGQQQDSELVSLKIQDQQ, encoded by the exons ATGGCGACAGTGAAAGCGGTGATGGGGAATTTGACGGTGTCAGAACGACAAGTACTTACGGCAGTTAACAGCGGAGCATCAAGTCTCTCATTCGTTGGCTCAGGATTTATAGTACTCTGTTACTTGCTTTTCAAAGACCTTCGCAAGTTCTCCTTCAAGCTTGTCTTCTATCTCGCCTTATCC GACATGTGCTGCAGTTTCTTCAGCATAATTGG GGATCCTTCCAAAGGGTTCTTCTGTTATGCTCAGGGATATACAACACATTTCTTCTGCCTAGCGTCTTTCTTGTGGACTACAACAATTGCCTTTACTCTTCACCGGACAGTTGTTAGACATAAGACGGATGTAGAAGATTTGGAGCCAATGTTTCATTTATATGTTTGGG GAACTTCAGGAGTAATGACAGTTATAAGATCAATTGCCAATAATCATGAACACCTAAGTCGGTTGGGCACTTGGTGTTGGGCACAAACAGGACACACAGGAAAG GTGGTACACTTCATAACATTTTATGCACCTCTTTGGGGTGCCATTCTTTTTAATGGTGTCACCTATTTTCAAGTGATACGGATGCTAAACAATGCAACTCGT ATGGCAGTGGGCATGTCCGAGCGGTACCAACCAGATCCTCGGTCAGACATGAAG GCACTAAATCGTTGGGGTTACTATCCCCTAATTCTTATTGGATCATGGTTTTTCGGTACAATCAACCGTATACATGATGTTATTGAACCAGGTCATAAGATCTTTTGGCTTTCGGTTCTTGATGTTGGAACGGCACAGCTCATG GGTCTCTTCAACTCAATAGCATATGGGCTTAACAGCTCAGTTCGTAGAGCTATTTATGAGAGATTGGATCT GTTACCCGAATGGTCTCAAAGATGGCTTCAAAAGAGCTCAAGGTCAAGAGGCCAACAGCAGGACAGTGAATTAGTCTCGCTAAAGATTCAAGATCAGCAATAA
- the LOC132044555 gene encoding G-protein coupled receptor 1 isoform X2 produces the protein MCCSFFSIIGDPSKGFFCYAQGYTTHFFCLASFLWTTTIAFTLHRTVVRHKTDVEDLEPMFHLYVWGTSGVMTVIRSIANNHEHLSRLGTWCWAQTGHTGKVVHFITFYAPLWGAILFNGVTYFQVIRMLNNATRMAVGMSERYQPDPRSDMKALNRWGYYPLILIGSWFFGTINRIHDVIEPGHKIFWLSVLDVGTAQLMGLFNSIAYGLNSSVRRAIYERLDLLPEWSQRWLQKSSRSRGQQQDSELVSLKIQDQQ, from the exons ATGTGCTGCAGTTTCTTCAGCATAATTGG GGATCCTTCCAAAGGGTTCTTCTGTTATGCTCAGGGATATACAACACATTTCTTCTGCCTAGCGTCTTTCTTGTGGACTACAACAATTGCCTTTACTCTTCACCGGACAGTTGTTAGACATAAGACGGATGTAGAAGATTTGGAGCCAATGTTTCATTTATATGTTTGGG GAACTTCAGGAGTAATGACAGTTATAAGATCAATTGCCAATAATCATGAACACCTAAGTCGGTTGGGCACTTGGTGTTGGGCACAAACAGGACACACAGGAAAG GTGGTACACTTCATAACATTTTATGCACCTCTTTGGGGTGCCATTCTTTTTAATGGTGTCACCTATTTTCAAGTGATACGGATGCTAAACAATGCAACTCGT ATGGCAGTGGGCATGTCCGAGCGGTACCAACCAGATCCTCGGTCAGACATGAAG GCACTAAATCGTTGGGGTTACTATCCCCTAATTCTTATTGGATCATGGTTTTTCGGTACAATCAACCGTATACATGATGTTATTGAACCAGGTCATAAGATCTTTTGGCTTTCGGTTCTTGATGTTGGAACGGCACAGCTCATG GGTCTCTTCAACTCAATAGCATATGGGCTTAACAGCTCAGTTCGTAGAGCTATTTATGAGAGATTGGATCT GTTACCCGAATGGTCTCAAAGATGGCTTCAAAAGAGCTCAAGGTCAAGAGGCCAACAGCAGGACAGTGAATTAGTCTCGCTAAAGATTCAAGATCAGCAATAA
- the LOC132044556 gene encoding copper transporter 5, with the protein MMHMTFYWGKKVTILFDFWRTDSWTSYAITLLACFIFSVFYQYMEDRRQRFKILSIANSKKNNYPSPTPPPPNAAVNAPLLYTYPAVGGKWNSARFATAILFGVNSAIGYFLMLAIMSFNGGVFIAVVLGLSTGYLLFRTGDDDDVVVDNPCACA; encoded by the coding sequence ATGATGCACATGACGTTTTACTGGGGTAAAAAAGTGACAATTTTATTCGATTTCTGGAGAACCGATTCATGGACAAGCTATGCAATCACTTTACTTGCTTGTTTTATCTTCTCCGTATTTTACCAATACATGGAAGATCGTCGTCAACGCTTCAAGATTCTGTCTATCGCGAATTCCAAGAAAAACAACTACCCTTCTCCAACACCACCGCCGCCTAACGCGGCCGTGAATGCACCACTTCTTTACACTTATCCGGCGGTGGGCGGTAAGTGGAATTCTGCAAGATTTGCTACTGCGATACTCTTTGGAGTTAATTCGGCTATTGGGTATTTTCTTATGTTGGCTATTATGTCGTTTAATGGTGGTGTTTTTATTGCTGTTGTTCTTGGTTTGTCGACTGGGTATTTGCTGTTTAGGactggtgatgatgatgatgttgttgttgataatccGTGTGCCTGTGCTTGA